The following proteins come from a genomic window of Mycolicibacterium rufum:
- a CDS encoding ammonium transporter produces the protein MDTGTTAFMLCCIIGLTLMIPGLALFYGGMVSVKSSTNMMMMTFGAVAIVGVLWVLFGFSMTFGTSYGGFVGSFTEFAGMKNLTEPMTTIDGLPISLFSLFQALFAAITVALISGAVADRMKFGAWMGFATLWAVLVYFPVAHWVFAFDGVVTENSTGGWIANKLKAIDFAGGTAVHINAGAAALAVAIVLGKSASWGTLRKPHNVPLTLLGAGLLWAGWYAFNGGSALAAGNSAAIVMVTTFVATCAATLAWIAVEKIKDGHVTGVGAASGAITGLVAITPACGAVTPVGAIILGAIAGAVCVYAVGLKERFGYDDSLDVVGVHLVGGVIGTLLIGLLASDTMPNATNGLFYGGGFDQLWRQAAAAGAVMAYSFVIAGLIAFALKKTVGIRISPDDEEKGIDAAFHREASYELASA, from the coding sequence ATGGATACAGGGACGACCGCGTTCATGCTGTGTTGCATCATCGGCCTCACGCTGATGATCCCCGGCCTCGCGTTGTTCTACGGCGGCATGGTGTCCGTCAAGAGCTCGACCAACATGATGATGATGACGTTCGGCGCCGTGGCGATCGTCGGCGTGCTGTGGGTGTTGTTCGGGTTCTCGATGACCTTCGGCACCTCCTACGGCGGGTTCGTCGGCAGCTTCACCGAGTTCGCCGGCATGAAGAACCTGACCGAGCCGATGACGACCATCGACGGGCTGCCGATCAGTCTGTTCTCGTTGTTCCAGGCGCTGTTCGCGGCCATCACGGTGGCGCTGATCTCCGGCGCGGTCGCCGACCGGATGAAGTTCGGCGCATGGATGGGCTTTGCAACGCTGTGGGCCGTGCTGGTGTACTTCCCGGTCGCCCACTGGGTGTTCGCCTTCGACGGCGTGGTCACCGAGAACTCGACCGGCGGCTGGATCGCCAACAAGCTCAAGGCCATCGACTTCGCCGGCGGCACCGCGGTGCACATCAACGCCGGCGCGGCGGCGCTGGCGGTGGCGATCGTGCTCGGCAAGTCGGCGAGCTGGGGCACGTTGCGCAAGCCGCACAACGTTCCGCTGACGCTGCTCGGGGCGGGCCTGCTGTGGGCCGGCTGGTATGCGTTCAACGGCGGTTCGGCTCTGGCCGCGGGCAATTCGGCCGCGATCGTCATGGTCACCACGTTCGTCGCCACCTGCGCGGCCACGCTGGCCTGGATCGCGGTGGAGAAGATCAAAGACGGTCACGTGACCGGTGTCGGTGCGGCCTCGGGCGCGATCACCGGCCTGGTCGCGATCACCCCGGCCTGTGGCGCGGTCACGCCGGTGGGGGCGATCATCCTCGGCGCCATCGCCGGTGCGGTGTGCGTGTACGCGGTGGGGCTCAAAGAGCGCTTCGGCTATGACGATTCGCTCGACGTCGTGGGCGTGCACCTCGTGGGCGGCGTGATCGGCACCCTGCTGATCGGCCTGCTGGCCAGCGACACGATGCCCAACGCCACCAACGGCCTGTTCTACGGCGGCGGTTTCGATCAGCTGTGGCGGCAGGCCGCCGCGGCCGGTGCAGTCATGGCCTACTCGTTCGTCATCGCCGGCCTCATCGCCTTCGCGCTGAAGAAGACGGTCGGCATTCGCATTTCGCCCGATGACGAGGAGAAAGGCATCGACGCGGCGTTCCACCGCGAGGCGTCCTACGAGCTCGCCTCCGCCTAG
- a CDS encoding maleylpyruvate isomerase family mycothiol-dependent enzyme: protein MSTVMELARAERADLADFLATLSPQQWDTPSLCAEWTVKDVVAHVISYEDLGTKALLRRFAKGRVIHANQVGVDDLADLTSDQLVSFLRGHLQPSGLTAAFGGMIALVDGTIHHQDIRRALGQPRRIPAERLGKVLQLLRGNPRLGVPQRIRGLRLRAVDIDWAIGRGAEITGPGEALMMAMAGRGVALGELAGPGKAVLAARLGD, encoded by the coding sequence ATGAGCACCGTGATGGAACTGGCCCGCGCTGAGCGCGCGGACCTCGCCGACTTCCTCGCCACGCTGAGTCCGCAGCAGTGGGACACTCCCAGCCTGTGCGCCGAATGGACCGTCAAAGACGTTGTCGCCCATGTCATCAGTTACGAGGACCTCGGAACGAAGGCGTTACTCCGGCGATTCGCGAAAGGACGCGTGATCCACGCGAACCAGGTCGGCGTCGACGACCTGGCGGACCTCACCTCCGATCAGCTCGTGAGCTTCCTGCGCGGCCACCTGCAGCCGAGCGGGCTGACCGCCGCATTCGGCGGGATGATCGCGCTCGTCGACGGCACCATTCATCATCAGGACATTCGGCGCGCGCTCGGGCAACCGCGCCGAATTCCCGCCGAGCGGCTGGGCAAGGTGTTGCAGCTGCTGCGCGGCAACCCTCGACTCGGGGTGCCGCAACGGATCAGGGGACTCCGCCTGCGTGCCGTCGACATCGACTGGGCGATCGGGCGCGGCGCCGAGATCACCGGACCCGGCGAAGCTTTGATGATGGCGATGGCCGGCCGCGGCGTCGCGCTCGGCGAGCTCGCCGGACCGGGAAAGGCGGTTCTCGCCGCCCGGTTGGGCGACTGA
- a CDS encoding SRPBCC family protein codes for MTEPIRRRIVVNAPVEHAFRVFTEKFGDFKPRDHNLLSVPITATVFEPRVGGRIYDIGSDGSRCAWARVLAFEPPTRVVFSWDIGPTWQVEADESKTSEVEVRFIAEAADRTRVELEHRHLDRHGDGWRSVADGVGGDAGWPLYLARYRELVDR; via the coding sequence ATGACCGAGCCCATCCGTCGTCGAATCGTGGTCAACGCGCCCGTCGAACACGCCTTCAGGGTCTTCACGGAAAAGTTCGGAGATTTCAAGCCCCGCGACCACAATCTGCTTTCCGTCCCGATCACCGCCACGGTGTTCGAGCCGCGAGTCGGTGGCCGCATCTACGACATCGGGTCCGATGGCAGCCGCTGCGCATGGGCGCGGGTGCTGGCGTTCGAGCCGCCGACCCGCGTGGTGTTCAGCTGGGACATCGGGCCCACCTGGCAGGTCGAGGCGGACGAGTCGAAGACCAGCGAGGTCGAGGTGCGCTTCATCGCCGAGGCCGCCGACCGGACCCGGGTCGAGCTCGAACACCGGCACCTGGACCGCCACGGCGACGGCTGGCGGTCTGTGGCCGACGGAGTGGGCGGTGATGCCGGGTGGCCGTTGTACCTGGCGCGCTATCGGGAGCTGGTGGACCGATGA
- a CDS encoding ArsR/SmtB family transcription factor: MTTYLEADPWHAIADRTRRAIVERLAVAPSAVGELARELPVSRPAVSQHLKVLKAAGLVSDRPDGTRRVYQLEPAGIQALRDDLDRFWTGALAGFKRVVEQSAEEDA; encoded by the coding sequence GTGACCACTTACTTAGAGGCCGATCCCTGGCACGCCATCGCCGACCGAACCCGGCGGGCGATCGTCGAACGCCTGGCCGTCGCGCCCTCTGCGGTGGGTGAGCTGGCGCGGGAACTACCCGTCAGCCGGCCTGCGGTGTCGCAGCATCTCAAGGTGCTCAAGGCGGCGGGGCTCGTCTCCGACCGGCCCGATGGCACCCGGCGGGTCTATCAGCTGGAACCCGCCGGCATCCAGGCGTTGCGCGACGACCTCGATCGGTTCTGGACCGGGGCCCTGGCCGGCTTCAAGCGCGTCGTCGAACAATCCGCCGAGGAGGACGCATGA
- a CDS encoding nitroreductase family protein, with translation MAQPQDRVPTDRLAETSVPIHPPLAARWSPRAFDPVAEVADDDLTALLEAARWAPTWGRRQPVRFVVGRRGDDTFAALADVLRRGNSYARAAGALILLCADEGDDEKTALYSGVDAGAAMALLGIEAVSRGLVTHPMAGFSPERAAEAFDLPTTLRPLVVIAVGRLGDYAEVDPEIAERDRLPRERLPLSEIVLNARHP, from the coding sequence GTGGCCCAGCCCCAGGATCGCGTCCCGACCGATCGGTTGGCCGAGACGTCGGTCCCGATCCATCCACCCCTCGCCGCACGCTGGAGTCCGCGCGCGTTCGACCCCGTGGCCGAGGTGGCCGACGACGACCTGACCGCGCTGCTCGAGGCGGCACGCTGGGCGCCCACCTGGGGACGACGTCAGCCGGTCCGGTTCGTGGTGGGCCGCCGGGGCGACGACACCTTCGCCGCGTTGGCCGACGTGCTGCGCCGCGGAAACAGCTACGCCCGGGCCGCGGGCGCGCTGATCCTGCTCTGCGCGGACGAGGGCGACGACGAGAAGACCGCGCTCTACTCCGGCGTCGACGCGGGGGCGGCGATGGCCCTGCTCGGCATCGAAGCGGTCTCGCGCGGTCTGGTCACCCATCCGATGGCGGGCTTCTCCCCCGAGCGGGCCGCCGAGGCGTTCGATCTGCCCACGACGCTGCGCCCGCTGGTGGTGATCGCGGTCGGCCGGCTCGGCGATTACGCCGAGGTCGATCCGGAGATCGCCGAGCGCGACCGGCTGCCGCGCGAGCGATTGCCGTTGAGCGAGATCGTCTTGAACGCGAGGCATCCGTAA